The following coding sequences lie in one Apium graveolens cultivar Ventura chromosome 3, ASM990537v1, whole genome shotgun sequence genomic window:
- the LOC141712556 gene encoding receptor protein kinase-like protein ZAR1, with translation MNYNAAAFLFVTLFLHYSTNFTLSLNSDGLSLLALKSAITTDPTHTLTFWSETDPTPCHWQGITCDNTTHKVTSVSLSNKNFTGYIPSEIGTILSLQSLSLSNNNFSNLIPLHLFNATNLVSLDLSHNSLSGPIPDKITSLQSLKHLDLSCNELSGSLPESLSGLSELTGTVNLSFNQLSGEVPASYGKFPVFLSLDFRQNNLTGKIPQEGSLLNQGPTAFSGNPGLCGFPLQVLCTEPEAQNPKVISDPENPKPLNGYVQRATARNGSVAVPLISAVTVVIGVVFVSVWVMKKKWKVNEGRMGKEKLEKEINNEEGQKGKFVGLDEGFNLELEDLLRASAYVVGKSRSGIVYKVVVGRGSGAAGAVVAVRRLSEGDNTWRFKEFDCEMESIGRVHHPNIVRLRAFYYAHDEKLVVSDYIGNGSLFTALHGGPANMLPPLSWAIRLKIAQGTARGLAHIHECSPRKYVHGNIKSSKILLDDDLQPYISGFGLTRLISGGISKSSNGGFKKQDLNQAIVSPKSSGSTSVYHIAPEARVSASRLTQKSDVYSFGIVLLEILTGRSIDGGADNNGTSLESLVRRVFREERPLSEIIDSALKHEVHAKAQVVAAFHVAMSCTEIDPEVRPKMRMVSDSLDRIKA, from the exons ATGAATTACAATGCTGCAGCATTCTTATTTGTCACTCTCTTCCTACATTACTCTACTAACTTCACCCTCTCTCTGAACTCCGATGGGCTATCTCTCTTAGCTCTCAAATCCGCCATTACAACTGACCCAACTCACACTCTCACCTTCTGGTCCGAAACAGACCCAACCCCTTGTCACTGGCAAGGCATTACATGTGATAACACCACTCACAAAGTCACTTCCGTTTCTCTCTCCAACAAGAACTTCACAGGTTACATTCCTTCTGAAATTGGCACCATTCTCTCTCTACAATCACTTTCTCTCTCCAACAACAACTTCTCTAATCTCATCCCTCTTCATCTCTTCAATGCCACTAATCTCGTCTCTCTAGATCTCTCCCATAACTCTCTTAGTGGCCCCATTCCGGACAAGATCACTTCACTACAATCCTTGAAGCATTTAGATTTGTCTTGTAATGAGCTTTCCGGTTCACTCCCGGAATCACTGAGTGGATTGTCAGAGCTGACAGGGACCGTCAATTTGTCATTTAATCAATTATCCGGCGAGGTTCCGGCGTCGTACGGGAAGTTTCCGGTGTTTCTTAGCTTGGATTTCCGGCAGAATAATCTTACAGGGAAAATACCACAGGAGGGTTCATTATTGAACCAGGGGCCCACAGCTTTCTCCGGAAACCCTGGTTTATGTGGCTTTCCATTACAGGTGTTATGCACAGAGCCAGAGGCACAAAACCCGAAAGTCATTTCGGATCCTGAAAACCCGAAACCCTTAAATGGGTATGTACAAAGAGCGACGGCGAGAAATGGGTCGGTTGCGGTTCCGTTGATTTCAGCCGTTACGGTGGTGATTGGAGTGGTGTTTGTATCGGTATGGGTGATGAAGAAAAAATGGAAAGTTAATGAGGGCAGAATGGGAAAAGAAAAGTTGGAGAAGGAGATAAATAATGAGGAGGGGCAAAAGGGTAAATTCGTAGGTTTAGATGAAGGGTTTAATTTGGAATTAGAAGATTTGTTGAGGGCATCTGCTTACGTGGTGGGGAAAAGTAGAAGTGGAATAGTGTATAAAGTGGTAGTAGGGAGAGGATCAGGTGCGGCAGGTGCAGTTGTTGCTGTGAGGCGCTTGAGTGAGGGAGATAACACGTGGAGGTTTAAAGAGTTTGATTGTGAGATGGAGAGTATTGGTAGGGTCCATCATCCTAATATCGTGCGATTGAGAGCTTTTTACTACGCACATGATGAGAAATTAGTGGTGTCTGATTATATTGGCAATGGCAGCTTGTTTACTGCTCTGCATG GTGGACCTGCTAATATGTTGCCGCCATTATCATGGGCAATAAGGTTGAAGATTGCCCAAGGCACTGCAAGGGGTTTAGCGCACATCCATGAATGCAGTCCTCGAAAATATGTGCACGGAAACATAAAATCATCAAAGATCCTACTTGATGATGACCTGCAGCCTTACATCTCAGGTTTCGGTCTCACTCGACTTATATCAGGTGGTATTTCAAAATCTTCAAACGGAGGATTTAAAAAACAGGACTTAAATCAGGCTATAGTAAGTCCAAAAAGTTCAGGTTCTACATCCGTATATCATATAGCACCCGAAGCTAGAGTTTCAGCCAGCAGGCTCACGCAGAAAAGCGACGTCTACTCTTTTGGAATCGTGCTTTTGGAGATATTAACAGGTCGCTCAATTGATGGGGGAGCAGATAACAATGGTACTAGTCTTGAGAGCCTCGTGAGGAGGGTATTCCGTGAAGAACGCCCCTTGTCCGAGATTATTGACTCAGCACTTAAGCACGAGGTTCATGCAAAGGCACAGGTTGTCGCTGCATTTCATGTTGCAATGAGTTGTACAGAAATTGATCCGGAGGTTCGACCTAAGATGAGAATGGTATCTGACAGTCTCGATCGGATTAAGGCATAA
- the LOC141714414 gene encoding uncharacterized protein LOC141714414, with translation MKVLRNLDRVTMRLSEISGAVQIWTTHPKWRKPATSASSKRTKLSSSGAYSLEGNNDTPTSDDCEPVRPKGTKTAKRKGKRKATAAKVEEYKALQVSDLRRMNIMETVNEIHQKDIETRQRELEAKQAEMDLQVILVDTTKMNDTQRKIHAKLLEKIMASN, from the exons ATGAAGGTGCTCAGAAACTTAGATCGTGTTACGATGAGGCTCAGCGAAATATCGGGAGCGGTTCAAATTTGGACAAC ACATCCCAAGTGGAGAAAACCTGCAACTAGTGCAAGTTCTAAAAGAACTAAATTAAGTAGTTCTGGAGCTTACTCATTAGAGGGAAATAACGATACACCAACATCTGATGACTGTGAACCGGTTCGTCCTAAAGGTACAAAAACAGCTAAAAGGAAGGGAAAGAGGAAGGCAACAGCTGCAAAAGTTGAAGAGTATAAAGCTTTACAAGTTAGTGACTTGAGAAGAATGAACATAATGGAGACAGTAAATGAAATTCATCAAAAAGATATTGAGACGCGACAAAGGGAGCTTGAGGCGAAGCAAGCTGAGATGGATTTACAAGTTATTTTGGTAGATACTACTAAGATGAATGATACTCAGCGGAAAATCCATGCAAAATTGCTTGAGAAAATTATGGCAAGTAACTAG
- the LOC141714413 gene encoding uncharacterized protein LOC141714413, which yields MNQTSTLESFTDEFTEEFIEEFCDDTKTIPHPQGEKRKLFSKYQESQQKDVERACGVLQSRFAIVRGPTHFWDKADLERIMRACIIIYNMIVEDERDTYATRFGPLPTYDDATNGLSEPNLGEKPSVPYETYIQNSMQIRDRQTHRQLQNDLVEYISQFHNNR from the coding sequence ATGAATCAAACATCCACACTAGAAAGCTTCACTGATGAATTCACCGAAGAATTCATTGAAGAGTTTTGCGATGACACAAAAACAATACCACATCCACAAGGTGAGAAaagaaaattattttcaaaatatcaAGAAAGCCAACAAAAAGATGTTGAACGAGCGTGTGGTGTCTTACAGTCCCGTTTTGCAATTGTACGTGGTCCAACACATTTTTGGGATAAAGCAGATCTTGAGAGAATTATGAGGGCATGcatcataatatataatatgattgTTGAAGATGAAAGGGACACATATGCCACTCGATTTGGTCCATTACCAACTTATGACGATGCAACAAATGGCTTATCGGAACCAAACTTAGGTGAAAAACCTTCTGTGCCGTATGAAACATATATTCAAAATAGTATGCAGATACGTGATAGACAAACACATCGTCAGCTACAAAATGACTTGGTTGAGTATATCTCGCAGTTTCACAATAATcgttaa